One window of the Microbispora sp. ZYX-F-249 genome contains the following:
- a CDS encoding SpoIIE family protein phosphatase, translating into MSVQHGRPVELLFPGDSEMARRMRDHPWSGTSMGDPATWPTSLRTACRICLTSRFPMIVWWGEELRFLYNDAYLPLLGSKHPALGKPGDQVWTEIWHTIGPMLRSVMASGEATWSEDLLLPMNRHGYWEETYWTYSYSPLHDDDGGVRGVFTAVSDTTERVIGERRLAVLQDLGAQAGRARSVEEACELVAEVLERSGHDVPFAAVYLRRPGTDELVPTVTSPRGAAVSPLPGGPGDWPVEQVLRSATPVVVTDVAERFGALPSGGWQTPPAQAVVLPLAGETGGQTVGVMVLAASAGRVLDEAYESFLALVARQTAALVNAAVAYQLQQRRAEELAELDRAKTAFFSNISHEFRTPLTLIMGPVQDLRTALADAGEQVREDLDVVHRNGLRLGKLVNTLLDFSRIEAGRMRATYEPVDLAAVTAELAGVFRSAIDRAGLAFEVDCPPLGEPVYVDRSMWEKVVLNLLSNALKFTFDGSIRVALRAEDGHAVVTVADSGIGIPRHELPRLFERFHRIESARSRSNEGSGIGLALVKELVGLHGGTITAESAEGAGTTFTIRLPFGSAHLPSDGVVPARRGDVVSATADPFVEEALRWLPPEERAGSGEAAASIGPRGDGPPPRVLIADDNADMRDYLARLLRPSYRVTVVNDGQAALDAVRADAPDLVVSDVMMPRLDGLQLVAALRADPRTAGVPVLLLSARAGQEASIEGLEAGADDYLVKPFSAAELLARVRANVQLARIRGRHMRWQTAMLESLQEAFFVCDENGSVIEINQAFTDILGYGPEGLPYTALHPWWPREADDPVAHRMVGEAFEQLVSHGRGSCVIPVSHRDGHQIWVAAAFNDVADPSTGERRVVGTLRDVTAEHYLVQRETALAALSVRVSEANSVEEALSGAMLELRDVWRARQVTAALWHGGSAGQSGAAGQGESAGQGESAGHGEAEPVLFGTDPAASWRSLPDDLRDRLTELRDFPPLRPVASAADGAGITLEHPEGIVTLWIDLGQNRPFTAEDQTLLALLSGHLGQGLHRTHQLDQQREAAVALQRAILGPSHLPQGFAVRYEPATRPLEVGGDWYDIVPLPDDRIGIVVGDCVGRGLEAAAVMGQLRSACRALLLQEAGPAQVLSALDKFAALVPGAKCTTVFCGVLDTTTGRLVYSSAGHPPGILAHSDGTTELLEGGRSTPLAVRPGHPRPESTCTMPPRSTLLLYTDGLVERRRSPLTAGIDRASAAVQDGRSAPIEDLATQVMTRMTPDTGYNDDVALLLYRQPAPLDVAFPAESSQLAPVRTALRDWLNRCDITASMVQNVLVAAGEACANAIEHGHRDSPGRTVRLRAVATAGDLYLTVTDSGRWKPPQPEANTHRGRGVALMRALMQHVTIQPGVAGTIVDMHARISR; encoded by the coding sequence ATGTCTGTTCAGCACGGCCGGCCGGTGGAGCTGCTGTTTCCCGGAGACAGCGAGATGGCGCGGCGGATGCGGGACCATCCGTGGTCCGGCACCTCCATGGGAGACCCGGCGACCTGGCCGACGAGCCTGCGCACCGCGTGCCGGATCTGCCTCACCTCCCGGTTCCCCATGATCGTGTGGTGGGGGGAGGAGCTGCGGTTCCTCTACAACGACGCCTACCTGCCGTTGCTGGGTTCCAAGCATCCGGCGCTGGGCAAGCCGGGCGACCAGGTGTGGACGGAGATCTGGCACACCATCGGCCCGATGCTGAGGTCGGTGATGGCCTCCGGCGAGGCGACCTGGTCGGAGGACCTGCTGCTGCCGATGAACCGGCACGGCTACTGGGAGGAGACGTACTGGACGTACTCCTACAGCCCGCTGCACGACGACGACGGCGGCGTGCGGGGCGTGTTCACCGCGGTCAGCGACACCACCGAACGGGTCATCGGCGAGCGGCGCCTGGCGGTGCTGCAGGACCTCGGCGCCCAGGCGGGCCGTGCCCGCAGCGTGGAGGAGGCGTGCGAGCTGGTCGCCGAGGTGCTGGAGCGGTCGGGCCACGACGTGCCGTTCGCGGCCGTCTACCTGCGCCGTCCCGGCACGGACGAGCTGGTGCCGACCGTGACGAGCCCGCGCGGCGCGGCCGTGTCCCCCCTGCCCGGCGGGCCCGGCGACTGGCCGGTGGAGCAGGTGCTGCGCAGCGCGACCCCCGTCGTGGTGACCGACGTGGCGGAGCGTTTCGGCGCACTGCCCTCGGGGGGCTGGCAGACGCCGCCGGCGCAGGCCGTGGTGCTGCCGCTGGCCGGTGAGACCGGCGGCCAGACCGTCGGGGTGATGGTGCTGGCGGCCAGCGCGGGCCGGGTGCTCGACGAGGCGTACGAGTCGTTCCTCGCCCTGGTGGCGCGGCAGACCGCGGCGCTGGTCAACGCGGCCGTGGCCTACCAGCTCCAGCAGCGCAGGGCCGAGGAGCTGGCCGAGCTCGACCGGGCGAAGACGGCCTTCTTCTCCAACATCAGCCACGAGTTCCGCACCCCGCTGACGCTGATCATGGGGCCGGTGCAGGACCTGCGCACCGCGCTCGCCGACGCCGGGGAGCAGGTGCGCGAGGACCTCGACGTGGTCCACCGCAACGGCCTGCGGCTGGGCAAGCTCGTCAACACGCTGCTGGACTTCTCCCGCATCGAGGCCGGGCGCATGCGGGCCACGTACGAGCCGGTGGACCTGGCCGCCGTCACCGCCGAGCTGGCCGGCGTCTTCCGCTCCGCGATCGACCGGGCCGGGCTCGCCTTCGAGGTGGACTGCCCTCCTTTGGGCGAACCGGTGTACGTCGACCGGAGCATGTGGGAGAAGGTGGTGCTCAACCTGCTGAGCAACGCCCTCAAGTTCACCTTCGACGGCTCCATCCGGGTCGCGCTGCGCGCCGAGGACGGGCACGCCGTCGTCACGGTCGCCGACTCCGGCATCGGGATCCCGCGGCACGAACTGCCGCGGCTGTTCGAGCGGTTCCATCGCATCGAGAGCGCCAGGTCGCGCTCGAACGAGGGCAGCGGCATCGGGCTGGCGCTGGTGAAGGAGCTGGTGGGCCTGCACGGCGGGACGATCACCGCCGAGAGCGCCGAGGGCGCGGGCACCACGTTCACCATCCGGCTGCCCTTCGGCTCGGCGCACCTGCCGTCCGACGGCGTCGTGCCGGCCCGCCGGGGGGACGTGGTGTCGGCCACCGCCGACCCGTTCGTCGAGGAGGCCCTGCGCTGGCTGCCTCCGGAGGAGAGGGCCGGCTCGGGAGAGGCGGCGGCGTCCATCGGCCCCCGGGGGGACGGTCCCCCGCCCCGGGTCCTGATCGCCGACGACAACGCCGACATGCGCGACTACCTCGCGCGCCTGCTGCGGCCGTCCTACCGGGTCACCGTGGTGAACGACGGGCAGGCGGCCCTGGATGCCGTGCGCGCCGACGCTCCCGACCTCGTCGTCAGCGACGTCATGATGCCGCGCCTGGACGGCCTGCAGCTGGTGGCCGCGCTGCGGGCCGACCCGCGCACCGCCGGGGTCCCGGTGCTGCTGCTGTCGGCCCGTGCGGGCCAGGAGGCCTCGATCGAGGGGCTGGAGGCGGGCGCGGACGACTACCTCGTCAAGCCGTTCTCCGCCGCCGAGCTGCTGGCGCGGGTGCGGGCCAACGTGCAGCTGGCGCGCATCCGCGGGCGCCACATGCGGTGGCAGACCGCCATGCTCGAGTCACTGCAGGAGGCGTTCTTCGTCTGCGACGAGAACGGCTCGGTCATCGAGATCAACCAGGCGTTCACCGACATCCTCGGGTACGGCCCCGAGGGCCTGCCCTACACCGCCCTGCACCCCTGGTGGCCCCGCGAGGCCGACGACCCCGTGGCGCACCGGATGGTCGGCGAGGCGTTCGAGCAGCTCGTGAGCCACGGCCGGGGCAGCTGCGTGATCCCCGTCTCCCACCGGGACGGACACCAGATCTGGGTGGCGGCCGCGTTCAACGACGTCGCCGATCCCAGCACCGGCGAGCGCAGGGTCGTCGGCACCCTGCGTGACGTCACCGCCGAGCACTACCTCGTGCAGCGCGAGACGGCCCTGGCCGCGCTCAGCGTGCGCGTCTCCGAGGCGAACAGCGTGGAGGAGGCGCTCAGCGGAGCGATGCTGGAGCTGCGCGACGTCTGGCGCGCCCGGCAGGTGACCGCCGCGCTGTGGCACGGTGGGTCGGCCGGGCAGAGTGGTGCCGCCGGGCAGGGCGAGTCCGCGGGGCAGGGCGAGTCCGCCGGGCACGGCGAGGCGGAGCCGGTGCTGTTCGGCACGGACCCCGCGGCCTCCTGGCGGTCTCTGCCGGACGACCTGCGGGACAGGCTCACCGAACTGCGCGACTTCCCGCCGCTGCGCCCGGTGGCGAGCGCCGCGGACGGGGCCGGCATCACGCTGGAGCATCCCGAGGGGATCGTGACCCTCTGGATCGACCTCGGCCAGAACCGGCCCTTCACCGCCGAGGACCAGACGCTGCTCGCGCTGCTGTCCGGCCATCTCGGCCAGGGCCTGCACCGGACCCACCAGCTCGACCAGCAGCGCGAGGCCGCGGTGGCGCTCCAGCGGGCCATCCTCGGGCCGTCCCACCTGCCCCAGGGCTTCGCCGTACGGTATGAGCCGGCCACCCGGCCCCTGGAGGTCGGCGGCGACTGGTACGACATCGTGCCGCTGCCCGACGACCGCATCGGCATCGTGGTCGGCGACTGCGTGGGACGCGGCCTGGAAGCCGCCGCCGTCATGGGCCAGCTCCGCAGCGCCTGCCGCGCCCTGCTGCTGCAGGAGGCCGGTCCCGCACAGGTGCTGAGCGCGCTCGACAAGTTCGCCGCACTGGTGCCGGGGGCCAAGTGCACCACCGTGTTCTGCGGCGTCCTCGACACCACGACCGGCCGCCTCGTCTACTCCAGCGCGGGGCACCCGCCCGGCATCCTGGCCCATTCCGACGGCACCACCGAGCTGCTGGAGGGCGGCCGTTCGACCCCGCTCGCGGTGCGTCCCGGCCATCCCCGGCCCGAGAGCACCTGCACGATGCCGCCGCGCTCCACGCTGCTGCTCTACACCGACGGGCTCGTCGAGCGCCGCCGCAGCCCGCTGACCGCCGGGATCGACCGGGCGAGCGCAGCCGTGCAGGACGGCCGCTCGGCCCCCATCGAGGACCTGGCGACGCAGGTCATGACGCGGATGACGCCGGACACCGGTTACAACGACGACGTCGCCCTCCTGCTCTACCGCCAGCCCGCGCCGCTGGATGTGGCCTTCCCCGCCGAGTCCAGCCAGCTCGCCCCCGTCCGTACGGCCCTGCGGGACTGGCTGAACCGATGTGACATCACCGCGTCGATGGTCCAGAACGTGCTGGTCGCGGCGGGCGAGGCCTGTGCCAACGCGATCGAGCACGGCCACCGCGACAGCCCCGGGCGTACCGTCCGCCTGCGGGCCGTCGCCACCGCGGGCGACCTGTACCTCACCGTCACCGACAGCGGCCGGTGGAAGCCTCCGCAGCCCGAGGCCAACACGCACCGCGGACGGGGTGTCGCCCTCATGCGCGCCCTGATGCAGCACGTCACCATCCAGCCCGGCGTCGCCGGGACCATCGTCGACATGCACGCGAGGATCTCCCGATGA
- a CDS encoding STAS domain-containing protein produces the protein MTTPLTLAPSRRSDGTPVLTVSGEIDMSNAGELEAALTDAAGAGGHALLVDLSAVEYLDSAGLTVLFAHAARIELVANELLAPVLTISGLADMTTVHSLGDRT, from the coding sequence ATGACGACTCCCCTGACCCTGGCTCCGTCTCGCCGTTCCGACGGCACCCCGGTCCTCACCGTCAGCGGCGAGATCGACATGAGCAACGCCGGCGAGCTGGAGGCCGCCCTGACCGATGCCGCAGGCGCCGGCGGCCATGCTCTCCTGGTCGACCTGAGCGCGGTCGAGTATCTCGACAGCGCCGGTCTGACGGTGTTGTTCGCGCACGCCGCGCGCATCGAGCTCGTCGCGAACGAGCTGCTCGCCCCCGTCCTGACCATCTCCGGGCTCGCGGACATGACCACCGTCCACAGCCTCGGGGACAGGACCTAA
- a CDS encoding small ribosomal subunit Rsm22 family protein, whose translation MSTLPDDLDGALEESLGRFPMAELTRSVQTLIRQYREGFDRSVPALSSEVAVAAYAGYRMPATYSAVSAALRQVALLAPGFAPETQVDVGGGTGSALWAASAVWPTLRTVTVLEQSPSAIAFGRRLAGRAPAAAVREARWQQAVVDRSVPAPAADLVTMSYVLGELSPSVQEDVVRSVARDAGMLVIVEPGTPGGYARIAAARRVLAGLGLHVVAPCPHDGECPIVPDRDWCHFAVRLNRTALHRRIKDGTLSFEDEKFSYVAASARPWPRAQGRVLRHPLKRKGLVTLRLCTAEDGLADRAVSKRQGETYREARDVVWGDAWPPAG comes from the coding sequence GTGTCCACCCTGCCCGATGACCTGGACGGCGCGCTGGAGGAGTCGCTCGGACGATTCCCGATGGCCGAGCTGACGCGGAGCGTGCAGACGCTCATCCGGCAGTACCGGGAGGGCTTCGACCGGAGCGTGCCCGCGCTGAGCTCGGAGGTCGCGGTCGCCGCGTACGCCGGGTATCGCATGCCCGCGACCTACAGCGCCGTGAGCGCCGCGCTGCGTCAGGTCGCCCTGCTGGCCCCCGGTTTCGCGCCGGAGACCCAGGTGGACGTGGGCGGCGGCACGGGCAGCGCGCTGTGGGCCGCGAGCGCGGTCTGGCCGACGCTGCGCACGGTGACCGTCCTGGAGCAGTCCCCCTCCGCCATCGCCTTCGGGCGGCGACTGGCCGGTCGCGCGCCCGCGGCGGCCGTACGGGAGGCGCGCTGGCAGCAGGCGGTCGTCGACCGGAGCGTGCCCGCGCCCGCGGCCGACCTGGTCACGATGTCCTACGTGCTCGGCGAGCTGTCGCCCTCCGTCCAGGAGGACGTGGTCCGGTCAGTCGCCCGCGACGCCGGCATGCTGGTGATCGTCGAGCCCGGCACGCCCGGCGGGTACGCCCGGATCGCGGCGGCCCGGCGAGTGCTGGCCGGGCTGGGCCTGCACGTGGTCGCGCCCTGCCCGCACGACGGCGAGTGCCCGATCGTCCCGGACCGGGACTGGTGTCACTTCGCGGTCCGCCTCAACCGCACCGCGCTGCACCGGCGGATCAAGGACGGCACGCTGAGCTTCGAGGACGAGAAGTTCTCCTACGTCGCGGCGTCGGCCCGGCCGTGGCCGCGCGCGCAGGGCCGGGTCCTGCGCCATCCCCTCAAGCGCAAGGGGCTCGTCACGCTGCGCCTGTGCACGGCCGAGGACGGGCTGGCCGACCGTGCGGTCTCCAAGCGGCAGGGCGAGACCTACCGCGAGGCGCGCGACGTCGTCTGGGGCGACGCCTGGCCGCCCGCCGGTTAG